The genomic stretch TTCGTGGAGTCCTTCGACGACGAGGGCGCGCGCAAGGGCTATTGCCTCTACAAGGTCGGCTGCAAGGGGCCGACGACCTACAACGCCTGCTCCACCGTGCGCTGGAACGAGGGCACCAGCTTCCCCATCCAGTCCGGCCACGGCTGCATCGGCTGCTCGGAGGACGGTTTCTGGGACAAGGGCTCCTGGTACGCCCGACAGTCCGACATCCTCCAGTTCGGGATCGAGGCCAACGCCGACCAGATCGGCACCACCGCCGCCATCGGCGTCGGCAGCATCATCGCCGCCCACGCGGCCGTCAGCGCCCTGAAGCGCGCGCAGCACAAGGGAGACGTCTGACCATGGGCATCGTCCAGACCCCGAACGGGTTCTCGCTCGACAATGGCGGCAAGCGCATCGTCGTCGATCCGGTCACCCGCATCGAAGGCCACATGCGCTGCGAGGTGAACGTCGACAGCGACAACATCATCCGCAACGCGGTGTCGACCGGCACGATGTGGCGTGGCCTTGAAGTCATCCTGAAGGGACGCGACCCGCGCGACGCCTGGGCCTTCGTGGAGCGCATCTGCGGCGTGTGCACCGGCTGCCACGCGCTGACCTCGGTCCGCGCGGTGGAGGATGCGCTTCAGATCCGCATCCCGAAGAACGCGCACCTGATCCGTGAGATCATGGCGAAGACGCTGCAGGTCCATGACCACATCGTCCATTTCTATCACCTGCACGCGCTGGACTGGGTCAACCCGGTCAACGCGCTGAAGGCCGATCCGCAGGCGACCTCGGCACTGCAGCAGGCGGTGTCGCCGCGCCATGCCAAGTCCAGCCCAGGGTATTTCCGCGACGTCCAGACCCGCCTGAAGAAGTTCGTGGAGAGCGGCCAACTCGGCATCTTCAAGAACGGCTACTGGGACAACCCGGCCTACAAGCTGTCGCCGGAAGCCGACCTGATGGCGGTGACCCATTATCTGGAGGCGCTCGACCTCCAGAAGGACATCGTCAAGATCCACACCATCCTGGGCGGCAAGAACCCGCACCCGAACTACATGGTCGGCGGCGTTCCCTGCGCCATCAACATGGACGGCACCGGGTCGTCGGGCGCGCCTCTGAACATGGAGCGGCTGAACTTCATCCGCGCCCGCATCCAGGAGGCTACGGCCTTCGTCGAGAACGTCTATCTGCCGGACGTGCTGGCCATCGCCAGCTTCTACAAGGACTGGCTCTATGGCGGCGGGCTGGCGGCAACCAACGTCATGGACTACGGCGATTACGAAAAGGTGCCGTACGACCATTCAACCTGCCAGCTGCCGGGCGGCGTCATCCTGAACGGCAACTGGAACGAGGTCCATCCCATCGACCCGCGCGACCCGGCGCAGGTGCAGGAGTTCGTCGCCCACAGCTGGTACCACTACGAGGACGAGAGCAAGGGCCTGCACCCGTGGGACGGCGTGACCCAGGCCAAGTTTGAACTCGGCGCCAACACCAAGGGCACCCGCACCGACATCAAGGAGCTGGACGAGGCCGCCAAGTATTCCTGGATCAAGGCTCCACGCTGGCGCGGCCATGCGGTGGAGGTCGGTCCCCTGCCCCGCTACATCCTGGCCTATGCCCAGGGCGTCGGCTATGTGAAGGACCAGATCACCGAATCTCTGGGCGCCTTCAACAAGTTGGCCGGCACGAACTTCACGCCGCAGCAGGCGCTGCCGACCACCATCGGCCGCACGCTGGCCCGCGCGCTGGAATGCCAGTACTGCTGCACCATGATGATGGACGACTGGAACGCCCTGATCGCCAACATCAAGGCCGGCGACACCGCGACCGCCAATGTCGAGAAGTGGGACCCGAAGACCTGGCCGAAGGAGGCCAAGGGCGTCGGCACCGTCGCCGCCCCGCGCGGCGGGCTCGGCCACTGGATCAAGATCAAGGACGGCAAGATCGACAATTACCAGTGCGTCGTGCCGACGACCTGGAACGGCAGCCCGCGCGATCCAAAGGGCAACATCGGGGCGTTCGAGGCCTCGCTGCTGAACACGCCGATGGCCCGCCCGGACGAGCCGGTGGAGATCCTGCGCACCCTGCACAGCTTCGACCCGTGCCTTGCCTGCTCCACCCACGTCATGGCGCCGGACGGCGCCGAACTGGCCCGCGTCACCGTGCGCTGACCGGCAACCGAGGAGGATTACGTCATGGCTCCTCTCGACGATGCGAAGCCGGTCGCGACACCGGATGAGGAAGGGACGGCCACCCCGGCGGCCGGCCGCTTCCTGAAGGCGATCTATGTGTACGAGGTGCCGGTGCGGGTCTGGCACTGGGTCAACGCGCTGGCGATCGTGGTTCTGTCGGTCACCGGCTACCTGATCGCCAATCCGCTGCCAACCATGCCGGGCGAGGCCAGCGCCAATTTCCTGATGGGCTACATCCGCTTCGTCCATTTTGCGGCGGCCTACATCTTCGCAGTCGGCTTCATCGGCCGGCTCTATTGGGCCTTCGCCGGCAACCACCATGCCCGGCAGCTGTTCCGCTTCCCCTTCTGGGACCGCCACTGGTGGGGGGAGCTGTTCGTGGAAGCCCGCTGGTACCTGTTCCTGGAGCGCAAGCCGAAGCTCTATGTCGGCCACAACCCGCTGGCGCAGTTCGCCATGTTCTGGGCGATCGCGGTCGGCAGCGTCTTCATGATCGTCACCGGTTTCGCGCTCTACAGCGAGGGGGCGGGACAGGGCAGCTGGCAGGACCGGCTCTTCGGCTGGGTCATCCCGCTGTTCGGCCAGAGCATGGACGTCCACACCTGGCACCATCTGGGCATGTGGGCGATCCTGCTGTTCGTGATCGTCCACGTCTATGCCGCGGTGCGCGAGGACATCATGTCCCGCCAGTCGATCATCTCCACCATGATCAGCGGCGTCCGCACTTTCAAGGACACCGAAGCCCCGGCGGACGGGGAGCATGAGCGGCCGGTTAAGAAGGTGGCGCGGGCGGGGTGAGATTGCGCGCGCCACCACTCCGCACCCTTTGAAAACCTTGAACCGTTCCGCATGCGTTCCCATATCTGGGAGGTTCCGAAACAAACGGAGTCTCCCAGATCAGCGCCGCCCCGCCCGGGTGCGGCCGGAGGACGTCATGCCTTACTTTCCGACCATCGAATTGACCCCGCAGGTGAAGATGCTGCTGGCCCGCGGGGCATTGACGCTGAACCCCGGCCAGTGGGTGCGGGGTGAGAAGGGACGCGGCCGGTTCCTGCGCACCGATCCGCGCACCGGCACCACCTATGTCAGCTGGCTGAGGCCGGGCGACGATTGGGAAACCGCGTCGCAGCGCTTCCACCGCGCCTGCCGCAAGGGCTATATCGGCAAGTATCGCGGCCTGTACGAGTTCGACAAGGCCACCCGGACTGCCGATGTCCCTGTCCGCCGCGAGAAGGTCCGGGTGCCGGTCCAGATGCCGCTGTTCGCCTACAAGGCGAAGGACGCAATCCACGCCTGACCGAGGCTGAGCCCGCCATCGTTGGCCGGCGCCAGCCTCGGCAGCAGCGCCTCCACCCCGGCGACGTGGAAGCCGGCAACCAGTTCCTCCGCCAGAACCGCGTTCATCAGACAACCGCCGGACAGCACCACCCGGCCGAGGCCATGGGCGCGCAGTACCGGCAACATCCAGTCCACCAGCGCCGCGGCCAGCGTGCCGTGGAACAGGTCCGCCCCCTCCCTGGCATCGGCAACGGTCAGCAGCCTTTCCAGCAGCGGCGTCAAATCAAGCTCGCCCTCTTCGATCCGCCAAGCGCCCTCCGCCACCCGTGGCCGGCGCACCAGGGATTCCAGCGCCATCGGCGCCTCGCCCTCGAAGCCGGCCACGGCGCGAACGCCCAGCAGCCCGCAGGCGGCATCGAACCAGCGCCCGCAGGAGCTGGTCAGCGGCGCGTTGATGCCACGCTCGATCATCCGCCGCACCCCCTCGGCCGGACCATGACCACCGAAGCGGGGAACGATCTCGTCGGCACGGCCCATGCGGACCAGGGCGGATGCAGCCATCCGCCAGGGCTGGCGGGCGGCGACATCGCCGCCGGGCTGGGCGAGCGGAGCGAAGCTGCCGAGCCGCTCGGCCCGCAGCCCGTCGACCAGAAGCATCTCCCCACCCCAGGAGCCGCCATCCTCGCCCAGCCCGAACCCGTCAAGCGCAAGGCCCAATGCCGGCCCTTCCATCCGGTGTTCGGCCATCACGGCGGCGACATGGGCGTGGTGGTGCTGGACGGCAACGGCGGGCAGGCCGGTTCGCTCGGCGAAGCGGGTCGACTGGAAATCCGGGTGCCTGTCATGGGCGACCGCCACCGGCTCCACGCCCAGGATGTGCAGCAGATGGGCGACCGTCTCCTCCAGGAAGCCCAGCGTCGCGGCATTGTCGAGGTCGCCGATGTGCTGGGACAGGAAGGCCTCGTCGCCGCGGGTGACGCAGACCGTCGCCTTCAGGTGGCCGCCGACCGCCAGGATCGGCGGCACGGGGCGGGCCAGCCGGATCG from Azospirillum sp. TSA2s encodes the following:
- a CDS encoding nickel-dependent hydrogenase large subunit codes for the protein MGIVQTPNGFSLDNGGKRIVVDPVTRIEGHMRCEVNVDSDNIIRNAVSTGTMWRGLEVILKGRDPRDAWAFVERICGVCTGCHALTSVRAVEDALQIRIPKNAHLIREIMAKTLQVHDHIVHFYHLHALDWVNPVNALKADPQATSALQQAVSPRHAKSSPGYFRDVQTRLKKFVESGQLGIFKNGYWDNPAYKLSPEADLMAVTHYLEALDLQKDIVKIHTILGGKNPHPNYMVGGVPCAINMDGTGSSGAPLNMERLNFIRARIQEATAFVENVYLPDVLAIASFYKDWLYGGGLAATNVMDYGDYEKVPYDHSTCQLPGGVILNGNWNEVHPIDPRDPAQVQEFVAHSWYHYEDESKGLHPWDGVTQAKFELGANTKGTRTDIKELDEAAKYSWIKAPRWRGHAVEVGPLPRYILAYAQGVGYVKDQITESLGAFNKLAGTNFTPQQALPTTIGRTLARALECQYCCTMMMDDWNALIANIKAGDTATANVEKWDPKTWPKEAKGVGTVAAPRGGLGHWIKIKDGKIDNYQCVVPTTWNGSPRDPKGNIGAFEASLLNTPMARPDEPVEILRTLHSFDPCLACSTHVMAPDGAELARVTVR
- the cybH gene encoding Ni/Fe-hydrogenase, b-type cytochrome subunit, whose amino-acid sequence is MAPLDDAKPVATPDEEGTATPAAGRFLKAIYVYEVPVRVWHWVNALAIVVLSVTGYLIANPLPTMPGEASANFLMGYIRFVHFAAAYIFAVGFIGRLYWAFAGNHHARQLFRFPFWDRHWWGELFVEARWYLFLERKPKLYVGHNPLAQFAMFWAIAVGSVFMIVTGFALYSEGAGQGSWQDRLFGWVIPLFGQSMDVHTWHHLGMWAILLFVIVHVYAAVREDIMSRQSIISTMISGVRTFKDTEAPADGEHERPVKKVARAG